Part of the Phoenix dactylifera cultivar Barhee BC4 unplaced genomic scaffold, palm_55x_up_171113_PBpolish2nd_filt_p 000448F, whole genome shotgun sequence genome is shown below.
CCGTGGCCTCGGCCTCGGCCTCGGCCGCCCCCCCCCGCGGCCTTCCGCTGGCGGTGgaggcctctccttctccctccctccttcgctcgctctctctttcacCTCGTCTTTTTCGGCTCTGGCTCTTGGTACGGGCCCGATATCGAAACGGTACCGAGGACGATGAGCCGGTCTAgtaggccaccggtacgcctaccggtaccggttcggaatACCTTGGTGCCAACTGTGGGCATAATATGCATGACATGCCAACACTTTCCCAGCATAAGCTGGATACATGATACTTTAATCCTTGATGGAGAATAGGGTATTGGACATGAGCAGCGGAAAGGGAAGGAGGGTTGTTATGCACTGTTGCCTTTCTCTCAGACCTGATGTTTTAATGTAATGAAGACTGCTGTTGGTTGTGCTGGAAGGAAAGATGAAGCAGAACAGAAATGGAAAAATGAATGACAGGAGGTAAGAGGAAGATGGCTAGGAGAGTGAGGCTAATGGAAATTGAAGTAGTAATTTTGTAATGGAGAGGGCAGAGATATTGTGAGCAAAGAAATTTTCCTTAAAACCTTTTGTGCAAGTATCATAGATGTCACCTTTGAACAATTTCATATGATGGTTAAATCTGTGGATTCCATGGGAACTCCAGTTAGGTAAAAAGCTTGTTGAAATGCCACATGCGGTAGGAAGAAGCAAAAGCCTTACATTTATGATCCTACTTTGTGACTGGAAATTTTGCTTTCAATAGGTTAACAGAGAATAGGGATCAAAGTAGGTCATACCATATTGAACCGGGCGGTATGGAGTATATATTGTACCATACTAGTTTGGTATTGGTACATGGTATGGGGGGTATACCGATATTCGGTATGTTGAACTGGCCCCCTATCAGGCATAAGGTGGTTTTGGTATAGGGCCCGGTGCTGAGACATGATGAGaactttttgtttgtttgtttggtttttaatttttttaaaagcttGAGAGCTATAGGAAAGCTAAATGCATTGCGCTCTAGTATAGTCCTTTGCTGCAGAATCATAATGTAACTTTGTTGAAGCTCAATCTTGAGGTTAAAACTACTAGggaaaaacaaattatcttactTTCCTCAGAATCCTTTGTGATGTATCAGATTCACTTATTAAGATCCAGGCGTCATTTGTGAAGGAGAAATcacaagaaaatattttatgcacaTAGTGCGTGTGAATGTCTATGTGCAGGCACACACATGCATGATCATATATGCATGTGCATGACTGTGTGCGTGTAGACATGCATCTGTATGTCCATATGTATTATGTAGTTCGTTATACatgtacatgcatgcatataggGAAACAGAAGAGGTCAATGatcctacataaaatttttgggATATCAGAATGTTCTAGAAGGTAATTTCTGGTGTCCTTAGATCCTCAAATTTGTAGGGCTGGTGGAATCCCTCATCCTGCCGCTCTCTTAAATACTATGCTCCTCAACTCTTCCAAGCATGAGAGGAATTTGATAATAGGGAAATCAGGCTGTTTAGGGAAATCAGGCATCCAAACAAGACTTCGATACGTAATTTGATGCTGATGTAATCCAAATTATATCTAGGGTCTTAAACTTAGTTCTTTTCTTCCATCAGGTGTTTTCTGTTTTAAAGATTCACAggttgccttttctttttcctagtTTTATTGATTACTTTTTCTAGTGTACTCTGCTGCCTTTCGAAGTAAGTGTGCAAAATTCCACTTTAGGTGTGCAAAATTCCACATTGGAAACTAATTTCAAGCTACAGCTGTCAGAGTCTACAAAAGTTGGGCCAAACTTTGGTGATGATAATAGAATTTTTCAGTTTGGGTCATATATGGTGGTGGACAAATGGTTTTGAAATCTTAGCTCCAGTGTTGGGCTTGATATCACTTGAACTTGATGTGGACTCCAGATCACCTAAAATGGTTGTTCTTTAGAGAGAATAAAGGAGACTGGAGCCATAAATTTGAGAAAATTTCCCTGGGATCTACAAAAAGGTGTGACTGGTGAGATTTCTGGTTGTAATGCTTATGGACAGAAAGTTGATGAGGACCTTTTGCTTTCTCTGTGTTTCATGGCTGATATACGGGCTTGAGGGAGTCACCCTTTAGTTATGGAACCTTACCCCTTTGTTTGTGTttcttatatataaatatatttcaaattttaggTTTCTTTTCTCAAATGTGATcataaatcatatttattttttcataatgATCATTGGATCATCAATatcatttatatatatttttttgagtcTTCATTTATATTTTACTTTTGAATGAATTTGTATGCATTCTCATTGATGGCATTTGTACTTCATTTATTATAGGTCATCCTGAGATGGGGGCTACAGCGAGGAACTAGTGTGCTCCCATGCAGCCTAAAGTCGGAGAAGATCATCAGAAATATAGATATTTTTGATTGGTCACTTTCGGATGCGGAATGGAATAGGTTGAACGAGATTGAACCACAGGTATGCCTTTTTGGAAATTGGCCTGTGAACACATCTGAAAGTGGGTTTCTGTCAGGAAGCGGTCCTCTCCAGGCAGTGCACGAAATGGAAGATGATACTGAATGAGATTCTTGATCCCTACTACTATCTCCTGAGATATTATAAACTATAAGAAATTATCATTTTAGACGTGAGAGATTTTACAAATATTTCTGGACCATCAAAAATTGATGGAATTCTGTCAAGCTTTTCTGTTAGTTTCTGCTTTCACTTCATGTAGTAGCGTGTAATATTTTTGCTTCAACTTTTCCTGTAAAAactgtccccccccccccaaaaaaaaagtaaaaaaaacttCCCTTATGTCAGCACTTCAACAACCTTCAACTCTAAAAGATCATTATCTAAGCCTTTTCCATGTCAGGCTGTTATCAGACTGGTTCTCCAAAGCTGGGTTGATCATTTTGCAGCGCATGCAAATGTGTGGCAACTTTTGGTTGTTACAAGACTAATTGACTCAATTGATACTAAGGTGGAGATCAATTCAGTGCATTTATGTGAATTTTGTAACAGCTAAAGGAGTCTCTGGATTCAACTTTTTATGCCATCAGATGAAAAACTTCGAAGTAATCTCTGGATTCTATTTCATTTTCATTGACAGAACTAAAATTTTTATCTGATATGCTTATATCGCGCCTCCGCTATCATTTTCCTGGTTAGCAAAGATATCTTTTATTGTTGTTGCTTAATGTGATGATCAAATCACTGTCATTATCCACATATTTGTGATGATCATACCACCTCTTAGCTGCAAGCATGGAGGCCATGGTAGGTGTCATTACTGAATTCAAGCAAAAATTGACTGCATCGATTTCTTTGTGACATACATGTGTATGAGCAACATGACCAATTCCAATGGGGCAATAAATGGTGTCGGTGTTTGTCGGACCAACATTCATGCCTTTTTCTATGATGTCTTAAACATGCATGGAAAGCTACACAATGTGTCTTATCAGTGGTGTTGCGAAATGTCCTAATTAACAGAGCTCCAGACATAAATCATTGCTGATGTGGTGGGAAATTAGCGGGATCATCCTACTAATGCTTTGTGAACTGAAGCCATTGTCTCTAGGTGGTTAGGACAAGTCACCTATAAATTTGGCTAGTCTTCAATTTCTTAAATTGTCGCGCAACTCAAGTACATGTGTACAATTTCTTAAATTTAGGCTCGTTTCCTGATTTTCAGAAGACATGTCTCAACATTGAGGAATGACCCAGGAGTACATGGTTACAATTTCTTAAATTGTTGCGCAATTAGGAGTGAAAGTAGATAATATCcatctgaatttgttttcataTCCGAATCTatccaaatatggatataatttTGAGCACAGGACTAATATCTATATTCGTATCTATATCTGTCAAAGAAAAatgaatatggatatgaatagaTAACGACCCAATCCGTATCCGAATATCCGATTCTATTTGTAATTCTATTTAGACTTAGTCAGTTTATGCAGGCACCACTCCAACCCCATATGGATGCTGATCTTCGATTCTTAAGATACCTCAAATCATGCCCTAGCTTTAATATCCTCATGTCTACTTCGAACGACTTTTATCTCAGTGTTTATTGTGATGCTAATTGGGCAACTTGTTCCACTATTTACCATTCTATCATAGGTTATTGCATCTTTCTTGGTGATAGCCTTATCTCATGGCGCATGAAGAAATAATGTActatctctcagaaaaatagattgTCATGTCGCTTGAAAAAAACTACAAGTATGCACAATGCAGACCAAGTTTCTTCGAAGTGACAACCCGTGTGCTGATATTTTTACTAAAGCTTTGGGCCGTGAACAGTTTTTTTATTTGCTACACAAGTTGGGTGTTGCGGATCTATACACACCAACTTGAAGAGGAGTATTATAGTTGTCAGAATCATGCACAATCTCACCTATTATAGTATATACGATATTGGATATCACAGCTACTACATATTGCATACGCAATTTTGGTTTATCAGCTCAGATCAATCTCTAAAAATTATGAGATCTGATTGTTATCTTCAAATTTAGTATTTGTaccaaattataaaattttgctgttgtattatactatatctaGTCTTTAGTATCTTTTCTATAATTCTAgagttttattattgtattctaCTATATCTGGAGGCTCAACTTGTATATAAAGTACACCAATATCATGAACAAAATGAGCAATTCAAATCTTATTTTCAATACAAATTTCTCAGCAATGATGTTATAATTAATTGGCTATAATGGAAGTTTCAAAATTAAGTAGTCCTTGTTAGAGTGCAGGTTCAAGCAGAAATACTCTTGCTTTTGAGATTCTCTTGTCTATGGAAAAAGCTCTTCTGTATAAAGAGTAACCCCAATGCTACGTAGAGATACATGCCTTTGCATCATATATATGGATGTATGTTGTTCTTGAAGACTGATGTTTTACTATAAATGATGCAAAAACAAATTTCTAAACCCCAATTGTTGCTATGAGGTTGTTGGGTGGTATAGGGGCAACCTATCAGCTAGGCCTGCTTTATCAATTCCACTTTCTTTACAAAGTTATTAACATTCAAGCTTTTATCTTTGCGTGACACATCCACCGCGACAATTGTGACAATTTATTTCAAAGTTGGGCTCTGCATTCTTTATATACAATAATTTTTTAGAAGAAAACCAACTTCACAGCAGATGCTATTCTGACGCCTTTCAGTAAGAAAATCATTTAAGCTTTTCAGTCATTCAATGAGATGATGGAAATTTCCAAATTGTCAACGTTTGAATTTGGCAGATCTTTCCTTCTAAGTaaacaaaaaaagaatgaaaattgCTCATTAATAGCAATTAGATACAATTCGAGGATTCAGCTAGCAAGCTAAGATATTGAAGCTAGCACTTTACACACTAAACTGGACCAGATAATACAGGCAGATTGTACGAATTTGATGGGTACTAATTCCTGTATAGGAGTTGGCTATGACTATATTGATCTAAGGTTTGTTGTACTAGTTAGTACCGGCGTATACTGATCGTACTGTACTATATTGGTACTAAATTGGTATGCGGTATAGAGGATATATCGACACTCGGTATACCAAACGGCTTCTGTATCGGACGTACTAACATTATATTAGGAAGATATTGGTATGAGGTCTGGCAGCGATACGACGAACCTTAATATTGACATATGGTAGGTCTTGTCGTTTAACTCAAACAGTATCATGTATTGGTACAGAAGCCTACCCATGCCATTTGGCAAGAAACCTTAATGGAACATGTACACTATCCTAGTCCTTAAAATTTAGAATATCAGAATCCTCAAACCACAAAGGACAGAAAGATCATGCAGGGATAATTAAAAAACTATTTTAGGGATACTGAAGAAATAATGCAACATAATAAAACACACCAATTAAAACTTCTAGAATTATGGGGCTATGGTGGTGCCTTTTCCTATTAGAGAGTTGCATTGCGGTCCAATTCTCCTAGGTCATCATAACTTTACTGAGTAAATGGCCTTCATGTAATCACAAGACCTGTGAACTTCCTTAATTTGCATCCTACAGAATTGAGGAATCACAGAGAGGTAGCAAGTTGTAATTCAAAATAACGAAACCATATACCAAGGAAATAGGAGTTTGCAGAAAACATCTTTCTTATGGTAAGGAACTGATAAAGAAATGCAGGTTATGAATGtcactcaaaaaataaaattatcaaaTGAAAAACTAAGATTTCTAATGACTGAATCTAATTTCGGTTGAATTCTATGGATTGTGAGCTCATGGAGattcctctctcccccttcttatATAGGTAACAATTTTATTAATAATCAAAACAATGTCTTTTCCCCCAACGAGGAAACTAAGATTACGGTACGTTCCTTCTATGATTCTATCAATCCATCTCCAGcgaaatatttttgtttttcattagCACAATGACCTACATAGCTGAAACTGCAAACATGCTCATGAGAAGGAACACTTTAAATTCGTTTCTGTTTTAGATTATTATATAGTCTGACCTTAGGAGATGGGTGTATCAAAAGCAGAAAACTTCATGCTATTCTAATTACTAGTATGAAACCATTTTTTCAACTTTCTCTGACCCTGATTGGAGATCGTAGAATGCAGAGGTTAAGTAATTATACCAATTATAGTTGGTCCTCAACATTTGACATACTTGGTCTTTGATCATTCTAAATGGCAGTGGCTCTCAACCTATAGAAACTTGGATTATTGTTCTACCTCACTCTTATGTATCACACCAAGTGAATGCCATTTGCAGAAATCTTCTCAAAGAAATATCGAGTTCGGGCTTCTTTCACTCCTTTTAAAACAAATGGATGTGCTCATGTGTTGGCAAACTTTGCAATCAAATATGTTTCTAATTCTACTTGCTCTTCTTCTCATCCAACTTTTATCTCTCTTAAATTAATTGTACAGAAGAATCATATAAATTGCACAATCTGTACAAGGGAGTTATAGTTGAAGGAATTGGCCTTAAGAGATTTTTAAAGTTCGAGGAGTGGATGCATTTACTAGATATTCTAAGATCTTCCACCCTCGGCTATTTAGGATTAAAGAAAACTTATGAAACTAGGGTagttttaggttttttttttcctagtgGTAAGTATGGACGTAGGGTAGCTGAAAGTGACCCTGAAATAATTTGGAAATCTGAGTTTGGATAAGAATCTGACAGTGACAAAGGCAGATACATCTAAGAGCTACacaaaagaaataatcaaattgaAAATGGTTCCTTAATCTCTTCAAAACTAGCAAAACAAACAATTTTGAATCATGAATGAACTATTCAAAAATCATGAAGAGTAAAGTTTTTTATTTGCACCAGACATCAGAGGATCAATGAGAACTAAGAAGTGTGCCAACAACATGTTGTCACCATTGTTACCATTGTTTTTGAAAGGTAATCCaagtgtaccaaaaaaaaaaaggtaatccAAGAAGGACCCCTCTGATAACTCTTACAACAGAGATAAAATGTACAACTTATCTTTTACAACAGAAGTGTGAAACTAAGTCTTATTCATGAAAAAAGTGCAACTTACATCGTAGTATGTGTATGTTGTAACCTTTGATGACCTCACCTCCTCTCTATGTATAGTAGGAATTGCCAGAGAAGAAAATGCTAATTGATGATATGCAAATGTTATGTACAAGTGATCTCTATGTTTTGGGGAAGATTGGAAACTGGCACAACTCTCCCATACTGAAGCTAGAGTGCAAATGGGGAAACGAACCAGAAACACTAAATTTTGCCATAACAGAGAGGTAAGACCTCCTCATTTTGTCATACAGCCATCCAGACCAATGTTCTCTAGCCATGCAACTAGTTGATGGGACAATGGCCTCAATTTTGGAGAGTCATTTAGGCAAAGACATGCAATCTCAAGCATCTGCTTCATCTGGCTATCATGCTCTTTATCATATATGAAGGGGTCAAACACCTCATTttccctcttctcctttctcATCTGAAGCACCCAGGAAATTAAATCCCTGCCACCCTTTGGTCTACACATATCCACTGGTCTCTTACCAGTAAGGAGCTCCAAAAGAACAACACCAAAGCTATAGATGTCACCCTTGAAAGTAGCAGCAGAGGATTGACCATATTCAGGagggatgtagcccaaagtccCAACCAGGTCTGTTGTTACATGGGTGTCGCACGGCAGAATAAGCCTTGCAAGCCCGAAATCAGCCAAATGAGCTTCAAAGTTCTCATCAAGGAGTATATTACTTGATTTGATGTCACGGTGCAGTATATGGGGCTGACATGACTGGTGCAAGTATGCCAATCCCCTTGCTGATCCTTGAGCTATCTGAAGCCTTTTCTCCCAATCTAGCATGGATCCCCCATCCTGCCTTTCATGAAGCCAGTAGTCCAAGCTCCCATGCTCCATGTATGAATAGATTAAGAGTCTATCACTTCCAATCCTGCAGTATCCTTGAAGCAGAACAAGATTTCTGTGCTGAGCTCTAGAGAGAGCTTGTACCTCGGCTTGGAATTCCTTCTCCATCTGGCCATAATCACCAGAAAGCCGCTTGATAGCAACCTTGCTCCCATCCGGTAAAACTGCTTTAAAAACTAGACCAAAGCCCCCACACCCAACGATATTAGCTTGGTCAAAGTTGTCGGTAGATTTCAAGATATCACGGATGCTCAGCTCCTTGTTGTCCTTGTTCTGAAACAGAAGAACCAATGTAGATGCTGCTGATTCCAAGTTTCCATTGGCATCTGCTACCACTTTTACAGTATCTTCCTGCCTTCTGGAATTGGAATGAGTTCTTGACACAAATAAATAGATAATAGCAAGAAGAAAAGCTGTTCCCAGCCCAATTCCGACAGCCATTCCGATGATCACACCTTTAGTCTTTTGTCCCTGGCTCACCGTCTGTATGGGAGCTTTGGAATCGCAGGAAGGTAAACGAGGACCACAGAGACCCGGATTCCCATCGAAGGCAGTACTTGAGAAGGTCGAGAACTGGCCTCCAGTTGGGATTGACCCGACCAAATTGTTGTATGCCACActgaaacttgatagaaaattaAGCCTGGTAAGTGATAAAGGAATGCCTCCTGTGAGATTGTTGTGTGACATATCCAGAGTCTCCAAGCTTGACATGCCTGATAACTCGTCTGGTATTGTCCCGGAGAGCCTGTTCTTGCTTAGGTCCAATACATGGAGCTGCTTAAGGTCCCCAAATCCAGCCAAGATTGGTCCAACAAGCATGTTATTACTCAGAATCAAGGATGGAGGGAAGCTGCTGACCTGATTATACTGCAATCCCTTCCCAGACATATTCTTTTTAATAAAGAATGGAAAGTCCTCCATCGTGGTCCCCTGCTGTAAATTGTTCGGAGAAATAAGGCCTTTCATCTGAGCGAAACTACTTGGGATTTCTCCAGTGAATGAATTGTTAGAGAGATCCAAGTAAAATAGATGGTCATAATATCCTATCCACAAAGGGATGGTCCCATCCAGGCGATTCCATGACAAATCCAAAACCTTCAATTTTCTGCAGTTAAGCAACCACAGAGGTATTGACCCCAAAAGATCACAGTTTGCGATGACAAGAACCTCTATATTCTGAAAACCTTGAATCCCATCCATTGGCATCCTCTCACCATCAAAGAAATTTTTAGTGAGGACAAGACTATTAAGGCTTGGGCAATCCTGTAGAATTTCCAATGCCAAGGACAAATTGGAGATGCTGTTATTAGATAGTGAGAGATGCGACAGTGAACTGAGGTTCTTGAAGCTGATGGGAATTTCACCAGTAAGACTATTCCTAGCAAGATTCAAGGTCTTCAATTCCACACACTGAGATATATTATAAGGAATAGGACCAGTGAGCGAATTCGTAGCAAGATCGATAAAGCTCAGGTGAGTCATAGCTGTGCAATTGAGAGTTATATGACCACTCAGAGAATTGTTCCTTAAATTAAGCACTCTAAGACTGGGCAAGTTAGCCAAGGAAGCAGGTAAAGAGCCATGGAAACTGTTAGATTGAGCACAAAAATACTCGAGCATAAGGCTACCAAAAACATTCGGGATGTTCCCTGAGAACAGATTAAAGGAAAGATCCAACTGAGCAAGGTTAGAGAGATTACTGAATCTTGTGCTCATCCGACCGAACAGGCGGTTCTCCTGAAGGTATAAGCTCTTCAAAGATGACAGCTTGAACAAATCTTCAGGCAAATTCCCAGTAATATCATTCATATAAAGAGAGAGCTCAACAAGAGAATTGCAATTACCAAAACCCACGGGGAAGCCGCCGGTGAAGGCATTCATCGAAAACTGAAGGATTTGAATTCGGGTGGAGGAATTACAGATGCCCGGGTTGATTAGACCCACAAACCCATTGAAACTGATATCGAACTCTTCAAGATTCGTCGACCCGGAGAGAATCGGGTGGCTGCCGTTGAACATATTGTAAGAAATGTTGAAAACCCGAATCGAAGGAAGGTAAACATCCAGTGGGATGGGCCCGGATAGAtcattcgagctgagatcaagGTGCTCCAGCCGGGGGTGATGGAGCAGCTGCAAGGGAACAAGGCCTTCAAGAGAATTATAAGAGAGATTGAGCCATCTCAGCTGATCCAAACCAGTCAAAGAATCAGATAAGGAGCCCTTCAAGCTCTTGTTCTGGAGATCCAACCCGATCACCCGTCTTTCCGAACCCGTCGGCCGGTCACACAAGACGCCGGCCCAGGTGCAGCAGTCGATGGGAGAAGAATCAAAGCTCCAGCCTTGGATCCCTCCATCGAGGGCACTCGAGAAGCCCTGCAAAGCATGCAAATCGCCAGAATTGCAGGTCTGGTTCTGGGAATTGGTAGgtatgaaaaagaagaagaggaagaaatacAACAACAAGCACCACGTGTGCATGAAGAGAAACCACTTCGGGTCCCCCCTGTCTCCCATTTCAAATGATCCCAAGAACCAGAGAAGACGCAGAACGGTGTAAAGGAGGCTCCTTTCCGGCGTTATAAGCTATGGCTGGCGAAACCCATTCGGAATTCCGGACAGATTCTTGCTCTGCGAGTGCTGAACTTTGGGATTCTACAACCAAAACAAGAGAACAGAGCTCTACAAGAAAAACATAggagtggaagaagaggaggaggaggaaaaagagtGAACTTTTCTCTGTGGAGGCAGTGAGAAGAAGAGCTgagaaggggaagaaaaagagaggttTGGTATGGTTCTGGCTCGCGTGTGTTCCATTTCAACTCTTTTCTTGGTCTctgaattatttttataataatttgGTCAAATTTAATATCCATATCTTGTTGGATTTCCACTTGTTTTAGTTTTTTCAATTAATGAAGGTAGTTTGCGGGTGGGGAGAGCCCTGGAAGAACGACGTCAGGgggagaaggagggagggagggagagataaCCGGGAGTAGGCGGTGGGCGGGCGGCGATGGTGTGCG
Proteins encoded:
- the LOC103721165 gene encoding phytosulfokine receptor 1-like, which produces MGDRGDPKWFLFMHTWCLLLYFFLFFFFIPTNSQNQTCNSGDLHALQGFSSALDGGIQGWSFDSSPIDCCTWAGVLCDRPTGSERRVIGLDLQNKSLKGSLSDSLTGLDQLRWLNLSYNSLEGLVPLQLLHHPRLEHLDLSSNDLSGPIPLDVYLPSIRVFNISYNMFNGSHPILSGSTNLEEFDISFNGFVGLINPGICNSSTRIQILQFSMNAFTGGFPVGFGNCNSLVELSLYMNDITGNLPEDLFKLSSLKSLYLQENRLFGRMSTRFSNLSNLAQLDLSFNLFSGNIPNVFGSLMLEYFCAQSNSFHGSLPASLANLPSLRVLNLRNNSLSGHITLNCTAMTHLSFIDLATNSLTGPIPYNISQCVELKTLNLARNSLTGEIPISFKNLSSLSHLSLSNNSISNLSLALEILQDCPSLNSLVLTKNFFDGERMPMDGIQGFQNIEVLVIANCDLLGSIPLWLLNCRKLKVLDLSWNRLDGTIPLWIGYYDHLFYLDLSNNSFTGEIPSSFAQMKGLISPNNLQQGTTMEDFPFFIKKNMSGKGLQYNQVSSFPPSLILSNNMLVGPILAGFGDLKQLHVLDLSKNRLSGTIPDELSGMSSLETLDMSHNNLTGGIPLSLTRLNFLSSFSVAYNNLVGSIPTGGQFSTFSSTAFDGNPGLCGPRLPSCDSKAPIQTVSQGQKTKGVIIGMAVGIGLGTAFLLAIIYLFVSRTHSNSRRQEDTVKVVADANGNLESAASTLVLLFQNKDNKELSIRDILKSTDNFDQANIVGCGGFGLVFKAVLPDGSKVAIKRLSGDYGQMEKEFQAEVQALSRAQHRNLVLLQGYCRIGSDRLLIYSYMEHGSLDYWLHERQDGGSMLDWEKRLQIAQGSARGLAYLHQSCQPHILHRDIKSSNILLDENFEAHLADFGLARLILPCDTHVTTDLVGTLGYIPPEYGQSSAATFKGDIYSFGVVLLELLTGKRPVDMCRPKGGRDLISWVLQMRKEKRENEVFDPFIYDKEHDSQMKQMLEIACLCLNDSPKLRPLSHQLVAWLENIGLDGCMTK